A single Sporomusaceae bacterium DNA region contains:
- the mltG gene encoding endolytic transglycosylase MltG, producing the protein MLQIDKQMQKWLILLIIAGVFAILAGSAVYSFAKPVNAAAGDAVMVVVKPGMTTQAIGELLYEKGLIKNVLLFRIVAKLEGAEGSLKAGEYALSKAMTVNEMIGKLTRGETAYKQFTIPEGFTIDQIAAFLEKNNLASAAKYKTFAAGYAPYDYINPAANAKYKAEGFVFPDTYRIAAGTNEEQLVKMMMSQFDSQFTPAMRQRAAELGLSVREVVILASLVEKEAQVAAERPVIAGVFMRRLKLEMPLQSCATIQYILGYPKPELTVQDTELPSPYNTYQNMGLPPGPIASPGLAAIKAVLNPADTDYLYFFANKDGSHVFSRTYDEHLAAINRDGN; encoded by the coding sequence ATGCTGCAAATTGACAAGCAGATGCAGAAATGGCTTATTCTCCTGATTATTGCCGGCGTGTTCGCCATCCTGGCGGGCAGCGCCGTTTATAGCTTTGCCAAGCCGGTCAACGCCGCCGCCGGCGACGCCGTGATGGTTGTCGTGAAGCCGGGGATGACGACTCAGGCCATCGGCGAGCTTTTATACGAAAAAGGCCTGATCAAGAATGTTCTGCTATTCCGCATCGTGGCCAAACTCGAAGGCGCGGAAGGCTCGCTTAAGGCAGGCGAGTACGCTTTAAGCAAGGCGATGACGGTCAACGAAATGATCGGCAAGCTGACGAGGGGCGAGACAGCCTACAAACAGTTCACCATCCCCGAAGGGTTCACTATCGACCAGATCGCCGCCTTCCTTGAAAAGAACAATCTTGCCTCGGCGGCCAAATACAAGACATTCGCCGCCGGCTACGCGCCGTACGACTATATCAATCCCGCCGCGAACGCCAAATACAAGGCCGAAGGGTTTGTTTTTCCCGACACCTACCGGATCGCGGCCGGCACCAACGAAGAACAGCTGGTTAAAATGATGATGTCCCAATTCGACAGTCAGTTTACGCCGGCCATGCGGCAGCGGGCGGCGGAACTCGGCCTGTCTGTGCGGGAAGTGGTCATCTTGGCCTCGCTGGTTGAAAAGGAAGCTCAGGTGGCCGCGGAACGGCCGGTCATTGCCGGCGTTTTTATGAGGCGGCTGAAGCTGGAGATGCCGCTGCAGTCGTGCGCAACCATCCAGTATATCCTTGGCTACCCGAAACCCGAGCTGACGGTGCAGGACACCGAACTGCCTTCGCCTTACAACACCTATCAAAACATGGGTCTGCCGCCCGGACCGATTGCCAGCCCGGGGCTGGCGGCCATCAAAGCGGTGCTTAATCCGGCCGACACCGATTACCTGTATTTCTTCGCCAACAAGGACGGCAGCCACGTATTCAGCCGGACGTACGACGAGCACCTCGCCGCCATCAATCGGGACGGCAATTAG
- a CDS encoding IreB family regulatory phosphoprotein yields the protein MANPSEQTMMFKVDGEEKNAAAIINAVYEALKEKGYNPINQLVGYLLSGDPTYITSYKNARTLVRKLERDELLEELVKAYLEKK from the coding sequence ATGGCCAATCCGTCCGAGCAGACAATGATGTTCAAGGTCGACGGCGAGGAGAAGAATGCCGCCGCCATTATCAACGCCGTTTATGAAGCGTTGAAAGAGAAAGGTTACAACCCCATCAACCAATTGGTAGGATACCTTCTGTCGGGAGACCCGACCTACATAACCAGTTATAAGAACGCCCGCACGCTGGTCCGCAAGCTTGAGCGGGACGAATTGCTTGAAGAGCTGGTCAAGGCCTACCTGGAAAAGAAGTAG
- a CDS encoding DUF1292 domain-containing protein: MADFEKDDMEMEDEPVVVMTDEEGNEYYYREEVIIPVGEKKFAILVPINIDEDEEECGCGCGCEEEETDVYIARIDIDEDGEEIYVDPTDAEFDEVRQAYEDLLAEEDDEA, encoded by the coding sequence ATGGCCGATTTTGAAAAGGACGACATGGAAATGGAAGACGAACCCGTTGTCGTGATGACCGACGAAGAGGGCAACGAATATTACTACCGCGAAGAAGTAATAATTCCCGTGGGCGAGAAGAAATTTGCCATCCTGGTGCCCATCAACATCGATGAGGACGAGGAAGAGTGCGGTTGCGGTTGCGGCTGCGAGGAAGAAGAAACCGACGTCTATATCGCCCGTATCGACATAGACGAGGACGGCGAAGAAATCTACGTCGATCCCACCGACGCCGAATTCGACGAAGTCCGCCAGGCTTACGAAGATCTGCTCGCGGAAGAGGATGACGAAGCATAG
- a CDS encoding O-methyltransferase gives MDELLRTMEEYAAMRTIPVIGRDSAALLAAAVADARPRAILEIGTAIGYSTLLMAEQAPADAVITTIEVDADRAAAAEAFFRRSRHAGRIKLLVGDAAAVLPGLAGAYDFLFIDAAKAHYLDYLAKALGKLRPGAVIFADNVHFYGLVTAERPPRRMRTLVKRMRAYLDFVNSDPRFSTTIHPIGDGVAISRFQGDETNAHS, from the coding sequence ATGGACGAACTGCTGAGGACGATGGAGGAATACGCCGCCATGAGGACAATCCCGGTCATCGGCCGCGACAGCGCCGCGCTGCTGGCCGCAGCGGTAGCTGACGCCAGGCCGAGGGCTATCCTCGAGATCGGTACCGCCATAGGCTATTCCACGTTGCTGATGGCCGAACAAGCGCCGGCCGATGCGGTGATAACGACCATCGAAGTCGATGCCGACCGGGCGGCGGCAGCCGAGGCTTTCTTCCGCCGCTCGCGCCATGCCGGCCGTATCAAGCTGCTGGTGGGCGACGCTGCGGCCGTCCTCCCCGGTTTGGCTGGCGCCTACGATTTCCTGTTCATCGACGCGGCCAAGGCCCATTACCTCGACTACCTCGCCAAGGCGCTCGGCAAACTCCGGCCGGGCGCGGTTATCTTCGCCGACAATGTCCACTTCTACGGCCTTGTGACGGCCGAAAGACCGCCGCGCCGCATGCGGACGCTCGTCAAGAGGATGCGCGCTTATCTCGATTTCGTAAACAGCGACCCGCGTTTTTCCACGACCATCCATCCGATAGGCGACGGCGTCGCCATTTCCCGTTTTCAGGGGGACGAAACCAATGCACATTCCTGA
- a CDS encoding U32 family peptidase encodes MHIPELLAPAGNLEKLRVALAYGADAVYFGGKNFGLRAFSDNFSDEELADAVAIVHEAGRKAYVTVNIFPHNEDLAALPAYIALLRDSGADAAIVSDPGVFRLVRQVAPALPVHISTQANTVNWSAALFWQELGARRIVLAREVSLDDIRQISEQTAIELEAFVHGAMCISYSGRCLLSNYFTGRDANRGECAQACRWRYHVVEETRPGQYFPVLEDDRGTYMFNSRDLCLLPHIPAMIDSGLGSLKIEGRMKSVHYVATVVKVYREALDAYAADPRHFSVREEWLAELAAISHRPYTTGFAFGKTGPDDQLYGGGTYSQSHDFVGLVRGYDPARGLAAVEQRNNMKVGAEIEILLPRGKNFRQTITAMFDADGNPIEVAPHPQQLVYIPMERQVEELAMLRRRVAGDV; translated from the coding sequence ATGCACATTCCTGAGCTGCTCGCACCCGCCGGCAACCTCGAAAAGCTCCGCGTCGCCCTGGCGTACGGCGCCGACGCCGTATATTTCGGCGGCAAAAACTTTGGACTCAGGGCTTTCTCCGATAACTTCAGCGACGAGGAACTGGCCGACGCCGTCGCTATCGTCCATGAAGCCGGCAGGAAAGCTTACGTCACCGTCAACATTTTTCCCCATAACGAAGACCTGGCGGCTCTGCCCGCTTACATAGCATTGCTGCGCGATAGCGGCGCCGACGCGGCGATCGTTTCCGATCCGGGCGTCTTCCGGCTCGTCCGCCAGGTCGCGCCTGCGCTCCCTGTCCACATCAGCACCCAGGCAAACACCGTAAACTGGTCGGCCGCCCTGTTCTGGCAGGAACTGGGCGCCCGCAGGATCGTGCTGGCCCGCGAGGTCTCCCTGGACGACATCAGGCAGATTAGCGAACAGACGGCGATAGAGTTGGAAGCCTTCGTTCACGGCGCAATGTGTATCTCCTATTCGGGACGTTGTCTGCTCAGCAATTACTTCACCGGGCGCGACGCCAACCGGGGCGAGTGCGCCCAGGCCTGCCGCTGGCGCTACCATGTGGTCGAAGAGACGCGTCCGGGCCAATATTTCCCTGTCCTCGAGGACGACCGCGGCACGTATATGTTCAATTCCCGCGACCTGTGCCTGCTGCCCCATATCCCCGCCATGATCGACAGCGGGCTGGGCAGCCTCAAGATCGAGGGACGGATGAAAAGCGTCCACTATGTCGCCACCGTCGTCAAGGTATACCGTGAGGCGCTCGACGCCTACGCCGCAGATCCCAGGCATTTCTCGGTCCGGGAGGAGTGGCTGGCCGAGCTGGCGGCAATCTCCCACCGCCCGTACACCACCGGTTTCGCTTTCGGCAAAACCGGTCCCGACGACCAACTCTACGGCGGCGGCACCTACAGCCAGAGCCACGACTTCGTGGGACTGGTGCGGGGCTATGACCCGGCCCGCGGCCTGGCGGCGGTGGAGCAGCGCAATAATATGAAGGTCGGCGCAGAGATCGAGATTCTCTTGCCGCGGGGCAAAAATTTCCGCCAGACGATCACCGCCATGTTCGACGCCGACGGCAATCCCATCGAGGTCGCCCCTCATCCCCAGCAGCTTGTTTACATACCTATGGAGCGGCAGGTGGAAGAGCTGGCCATGCTGCGGCGAAGGGTGGCCGGCGATGTTTGA
- a CDS encoding DUF4911 domain-containing protein, giving the protein MFDANTIFIRVDPRDVNFVNRIMEGHEYLGVVTTVDKTRGILAVRATADTAADARIILGRLPVALAFLEKPE; this is encoded by the coding sequence ATGTTTGACGCCAACACCATCTTCATCCGCGTCGACCCGCGCGACGTTAACTTCGTCAACCGGATAATGGAAGGCCACGAATACCTGGGCGTCGTAACGACGGTCGACAAAACCCGCGGCATACTGGCCGTTAGGGCCACCGCCGACACCGCCGCCGATGCGCGGATCATTCTCGGACGCCTGCCGGTGGCGCTCGCCTTCCTTGAAAAACCTGAATAA
- a CDS encoding aldo/keto reductase codes for MEYRVLGNTGLKVSRLCFGALTIGPLQANLPLQSGAAVIRAALDAGVNFIDTAELYGTYPYIKAACGSADNVVVASKSYAYTYEDMRRSVEEACRAIGRDYIDIFLLHEQPSRLTLAGHADALAYLSDAKRQGTIRAAGVSTHTVEVARAAAAMAEIDVIHPLFNMRGIGIMDGTAADMAAAVAAAAAAGKGVYTMKALGGGHLIKDAAAAISWVLDAAGVSAVAVGMQSADEVAFNCAIFAGDRPGSELAARLAGRTRRLLVEDWCAGCGRCAEKCPAGALRLSDGRAAVDPARCLCCGYCGAWCPEFCLKII; via the coding sequence ATGGAATACCGCGTTCTCGGCAATACGGGCCTCAAGGTGTCGCGCCTCTGCTTTGGAGCGCTCACCATTGGCCCATTGCAGGCAAACTTGCCTCTGCAGAGCGGCGCCGCCGTTATTCGGGCGGCCCTGGATGCAGGGGTTAATTTTATTGACACTGCCGAGCTCTACGGCACATACCCGTATATCAAGGCCGCCTGTGGTTCCGCCGACAATGTCGTCGTGGCTTCGAAATCCTACGCTTACACGTACGAGGACATGCGCCGCAGTGTGGAAGAAGCCTGTCGGGCCATCGGCCGCGACTATATCGATATTTTCCTGCTCCACGAGCAGCCCAGCCGCCTTACGCTTGCCGGCCACGCCGACGCCCTGGCCTACCTGTCCGACGCCAAACGGCAGGGAACGATCAGGGCGGCGGGAGTATCCACCCACACCGTCGAGGTGGCGAGGGCGGCGGCGGCGATGGCGGAGATCGATGTCATCCATCCGCTGTTCAATATGCGCGGCATCGGGATAATGGACGGCACGGCCGCCGACATGGCAGCCGCCGTAGCCGCCGCGGCGGCAGCCGGCAAAGGCGTCTATACCATGAAGGCTTTAGGAGGCGGACATCTTATCAAGGACGCCGCCGCCGCTATCTCCTGGGTGCTTGATGCCGCCGGCGTCAGCGCCGTGGCTGTGGGGATGCAGTCGGCCGACGAGGTCGCATTTAACTGCGCAATATTCGCGGGGGACAGGCCTGGCAGTGAGCTGGCAGCCCGCCTGGCGGGCCGCACGCGTCGCCTGCTGGTGGAGGATTGGTGCGCAGGCTGCGGGCGCTGCGCCGAAAAATGCCCGGCCGGGGCGCTGCGCCTCAGCGACGGGCGTGCCGCGGTCGACCCGGCGAGATGCCTGTGTTGCGGGTATTGCGGGGCATGGTGTCCTGAGTTTTGCCTCAAAATAATATAG
- the alaS gene encoding alanine--tRNA ligase, protein MINLTGNELRKKFLQFFASKDHLVLPSYSLVPENDPTLLLIGAGMAPFKPFFTGKMKPPHLRIATSQKCVRTGDIENVGRTARHHTFFEMLGNFSFGDYFKKEAIAWGWEFITKELSLHPDKLWVTIHTKDDEAFEIWRDDIGVPTDRIIRMEDNFWEIGPGPCGPCSEIYVDLGPERGCGKPGCAVGCNCDRYLEIWNLVFTQFDRDEAGNYTPLAKKNIDTGAGLERIASVLQNKKSNFETDLLFPIIEYMEKVAGVKYGVAASTDVSLKVIADHGRSMVVMIGDGILPANEGRGYVLRRILRRAVRHGRLMGVDKPFLADLVDVVAGIFAEPYPDIGEKRAYIKKVVQMEEDRFSATLLQGLELLNKHVQEIKAAGGKMLDGASAFRLYDTFGFPWELTEEILSENGMSMDKAAFDDAMTQQRERARAARSENARIDLPDLTGVLSEPVLHDPCAETAKIIVILKDGKVIEEANDGEEAAVILSVTPFYAESGGQVGDAGVIAGPLGKMQVSAAQKLPDGTIYHVGYIEEGLLKTGDAVKVAVEMSRHRATARNHTATHLLHAALKQVVGGHVNQAGSLVGPDRLRFDFTHFAPVSDAELAEVEKLVNQAILDNIPVAAIETTQDIAKDMGAMALFGEKYGHKVRVVVAGDFSKELCGGSHVGSTAEIALFKIVSEASVGSGLRRIEAVTGGGALEYINNRERILATAAAALKTRPEELAGKIEALTAEIKEVERELAKANAEKAKGEVHRLAENPAVIGGCQVISAEVAIPDIEGLRNLADMLRDKLTGKAGVIVLGAKQGDKVSFVATATPQAVSLGAHAGNIVKAAAAVAGGGGGGRPDMAQAGGKLPEKLPEALKAAETAIGSQVNK, encoded by the coding sequence TTGATAAACTTGACCGGAAACGAACTGCGCAAGAAATTCCTGCAGTTTTTCGCCAGTAAAGATCATCTCGTGCTCCCCAGCTATTCGCTTGTTCCCGAAAACGACCCTACCTTGTTGCTAATCGGCGCCGGGATGGCACCGTTCAAGCCTTTCTTCACAGGCAAAATGAAGCCTCCCCACCTGCGTATCGCCACAAGCCAGAAATGCGTGCGCACCGGCGATATCGAAAATGTTGGCCGCACCGCGAGACACCATACTTTTTTCGAAATGCTCGGCAACTTCTCCTTCGGCGATTACTTCAAAAAGGAAGCCATCGCCTGGGGCTGGGAGTTCATCACCAAGGAACTGAGCCTGCATCCCGACAAACTGTGGGTCACCATCCACACCAAAGACGACGAAGCCTTCGAAATATGGCGCGATGACATCGGCGTACCCACTGACCGTATCATCCGCATGGAGGACAACTTCTGGGAAATCGGCCCCGGCCCCTGCGGCCCCTGCTCGGAGATCTATGTCGACCTCGGGCCGGAACGCGGCTGCGGCAAGCCCGGCTGTGCCGTCGGCTGCAACTGCGACCGTTACCTGGAAATATGGAACCTCGTCTTCACCCAGTTCGACCGCGACGAAGCGGGCAACTACACGCCGCTCGCCAAGAAAAACATCGACACCGGAGCCGGCCTCGAGCGCATTGCGTCGGTGCTGCAGAACAAAAAATCCAACTTTGAGACCGACCTGCTCTTTCCGATCATCGAGTACATGGAGAAGGTCGCCGGCGTCAAATACGGCGTCGCCGCGTCAACCGACGTCTCTCTGAAGGTCATCGCCGACCACGGCCGCAGTATGGTGGTAATGATCGGCGACGGTATCCTGCCCGCCAACGAAGGACGGGGCTACGTGCTCCGCCGCATCCTCCGCCGCGCCGTCCGCCACGGACGCCTGATGGGAGTCGACAAACCCTTTCTCGCCGACCTCGTCGATGTGGTCGCGGGTATCTTCGCCGAGCCCTATCCCGATATCGGCGAAAAGCGGGCCTATATCAAGAAAGTCGTCCAGATGGAGGAAGACCGCTTCAGCGCCACCCTCCTCCAGGGTCTCGAACTTCTCAACAAGCACGTCCAGGAAATCAAGGCCGCCGGCGGCAAAATGCTGGACGGGGCTTCGGCTTTCCGCCTCTACGACACCTTCGGCTTCCCCTGGGAACTCACCGAGGAAATACTGTCCGAAAACGGCATGTCCATGGACAAGGCCGCCTTTGACGACGCCATGACCCAGCAGCGGGAGCGCGCCCGCGCCGCCCGCAGCGAAAACGCCCGCATCGATCTGCCTGACCTTACCGGCGTCCTCAGTGAGCCTGTGCTTCACGACCCGTGCGCCGAAACCGCCAAGATCATCGTCATCCTCAAGGACGGCAAGGTCATCGAAGAAGCCAACGACGGCGAGGAGGCGGCCGTTATCCTCAGCGTCACCCCCTTCTACGCCGAAAGCGGCGGCCAGGTCGGCGACGCCGGCGTAATCGCCGGGCCCCTCGGCAAGATGCAGGTCAGCGCCGCCCAGAAGCTGCCTGACGGCACCATCTACCACGTCGGCTACATCGAAGAAGGGTTGCTCAAGACCGGCGACGCCGTAAAGGTGGCGGTGGAAATGTCCCGGCACCGGGCCACGGCCCGCAACCATACCGCGACCCACCTTCTCCACGCCGCCCTCAAACAGGTTGTCGGCGGGCACGTCAATCAGGCCGGTTCGTTGGTCGGCCCCGACCGGCTGCGTTTCGATTTCACTCACTTCGCGCCGGTCAGCGACGCGGAGCTGGCCGAGGTCGAGAAGCTGGTCAACCAGGCCATCCTCGACAACATCCCGGTCGCGGCTATCGAAACCACCCAGGACATTGCCAAGGACATGGGCGCGATGGCGCTGTTCGGCGAAAAATACGGCCATAAGGTCAGGGTAGTCGTCGCCGGCGATTTCAGCAAGGAACTGTGCGGCGGCAGTCATGTCGGCAGCACAGCCGAAATCGCCCTGTTCAAGATCGTCAGCGAAGCGAGCGTCGGCTCCGGCCTGCGCCGGATCGAGGCGGTCACGGGCGGCGGCGCGCTCGAATATATCAACAATCGCGAACGCATCCTCGCCACTGCCGCGGCGGCTCTCAAAACCCGGCCGGAGGAGCTGGCCGGCAAGATCGAAGCCCTCACGGCGGAAATCAAGGAAGTGGAGCGCGAACTGGCGAAGGCCAACGCCGAAAAGGCAAAGGGCGAAGTCCATCGCCTGGCGGAAAATCCGGCCGTCATCGGCGGCTGCCAGGTTATCAGCGCCGAGGTCGCCATTCCCGACATCGAAGGATTGCGCAACCTTGCCGACATGCTGCGCGACAAGCTGACCGGCAAGGCCGGCGTGATCGTGCTTGGCGCCAAGCAAGGCGACAAGGTCAGTTTTGTGGCCACAGCTACTCCCCAGGCCGTCAGCCTCGGCGCGCACGCCGGCAACATCGTCAAGGCCGCGGCGGCGGTCGCGGGCGGCGGCGGCGGCGGCCGCCCGGACATGGCCCAGGCCGGCGGCAAGCTCCCCGAAAAATTGCCGGAAGCTCTGAAAGCGGCCGAAACCGCCATCGGCAGCCAGGTTAACAAGTAG
- the ruvX gene encoding Holliday junction resolvase RuvX has translation MRILALDVGDKTIGIAVSDELGLTAQGVEVIRRTSSTADFRRLAELVAAYRVDTFLIGLPKNMNGTIGPRGEAVQRFAAEVEAAFPSCAVKLWDERLSTVAAERSLIEADVSRRRRREVIDKMAAVFILQGYLDSLPAQKLP, from the coding sequence ATGCGCATACTAGCACTCGACGTCGGCGACAAGACGATCGGCATCGCCGTCAGCGACGAACTGGGGCTGACCGCCCAAGGGGTGGAGGTCATCCGCCGGACGTCGTCCACGGCCGACTTTAGGCGTCTGGCGGAGCTCGTCGCCGCCTACAGGGTTGACACCTTCCTCATCGGCCTGCCGAAGAACATGAACGGCACGATCGGCCCGCGGGGCGAGGCTGTCCAGCGGTTTGCCGCCGAAGTGGAAGCCGCTTTTCCGTCGTGCGCCGTGAAACTGTGGGACGAGCGCCTGTCCACGGTGGCTGCGGAGCGGTCGCTGATCGAGGCCGATGTCAGCCGGCGGCGTCGTCGCGAGGTGATCGACAAGATGGCGGCGGTGTTCATTCTCCAGGGCTATCTCGACAGCCTGCCGGCCCAGAAACTTCCTTGA
- a CDS encoding PRC-barrel domain-containing protein: protein MQNLRRLLGLPVLEIEQGTQIGEVQEVVLNVGQAAVTGLVIAEPTWFSHERGIFFADLYSIGRDAVTVRSAMAVKDFSAAMAASGVDRLSALCDKEIYTETGDYLGVMTDVSWEPATGEIRFYELSDGFITDFLSGRLIMPLPPAQVVGKDKLIVPETMIDLLQTANHDPGGVC from the coding sequence TGCGCCGTTTGCTCGGCCTGCCGGTGCTGGAGATCGAACAAGGCACCCAGATTGGCGAAGTACAGGAAGTGGTCCTGAACGTCGGGCAGGCGGCCGTCACCGGTTTGGTGATCGCCGAGCCAACCTGGTTCAGCCACGAACGGGGCATCTTCTTCGCCGACCTTTACAGCATCGGGCGCGACGCGGTAACCGTCAGGAGCGCGATGGCGGTGAAGGACTTTTCCGCGGCCATGGCCGCCTCCGGGGTTGACAGACTATCGGCGTTGTGCGACAAGGAAATCTACACCGAGACAGGCGACTATCTCGGCGTGATGACCGATGTCTCCTGGGAACCGGCGACAGGGGAAATCCGTTTCTATGAGCTGTCGGACGGATTCATCACCGATTTCCTCAGCGGTCGCTTGATCATGCCGCTGCCGCCGGCCCAGGTGGTAGGCAAGGACAAGCTGATCGTGCCGGAAACAATGATCGATCTGCTCCAGACGGCAAATCACGATCCGGGTGGTGTGTGTTAA
- a CDS encoding AI-2E family transporter — protein sequence MKHLHIKRTTIRVALLLFAALAVVYFLWLVRGGLYPFLIAFFLAYILNPAVDYIEGKGLKRVWAIACVYVLLFICLFIVGSRLIPVFIRELESFGQELPLMTAKGEELIVSLQSQYQQSALPYSLRIALDNGLITLQETLQALVAGIVAGIVHALTHFIGLAISPVLAFYLLHDWHELIATVLRTLPARWRHETVLILRDVDRVLSGVIRGQVTVAVIVGILVSTGLYLLDVRYALIIGILAGALDVIPYFGAFIGATPAVTVALLSSPVLALKVALLFFVIHQLEGTIIGPKILGENVGLHPLSVILFLFIGEELGGLAGMLLGVPVGAVGKVLLSHLLRIMI from the coding sequence GTGAAACACTTGCATATAAAGCGGACAACGATTCGGGTCGCACTGCTGCTTTTTGCCGCGCTCGCCGTCGTCTATTTCTTGTGGTTGGTGCGCGGCGGGCTGTACCCATTTTTAATCGCGTTCTTTCTCGCCTATATCCTCAATCCCGCGGTCGATTATATAGAGGGGAAAGGCTTAAAAAGGGTATGGGCAATTGCGTGCGTTTACGTGCTATTGTTTATATGCCTATTCATCGTCGGCAGCCGGTTAATCCCGGTATTCATCCGCGAACTGGAAAGCTTCGGACAGGAACTGCCCCTAATGACTGCCAAGGGGGAAGAACTGATCGTCTCCCTCCAGTCGCAGTATCAGCAATCCGCGTTGCCCTACTCGCTGCGCATCGCCCTCGACAACGGCCTCATAACCCTTCAGGAGACGCTGCAGGCGCTTGTCGCCGGTATCGTCGCCGGCATCGTGCACGCCCTAACCCATTTCATCGGGCTGGCGATCAGCCCGGTGCTGGCTTTCTATCTTCTCCATGACTGGCACGAACTGATCGCGACCGTGCTCCGCACGCTGCCCGCCCGCTGGCGCCACGAAACCGTCCTCATCCTCCGCGATGTCGACCGCGTGCTGTCCGGCGTGATCCGCGGCCAGGTTACGGTGGCCGTAATCGTCGGCATCCTCGTCAGCACAGGTCTATATCTCCTTGATGTCCGCTACGCCCTCATCATCGGCATCCTCGCCGGCGCACTCGATGTCATCCCCTACTTCGGGGCCTTCATCGGCGCCACCCCGGCGGTCACGGTCGCCCTGCTTTCGTCGCCTGTGCTGGCCCTAAAGGTCGCCCTGCTATTTTTCGTCATCCACCAGCTTGAGGGAACGATCATCGGCCCCAAGATCCTCGGTGAAAATGTCGGGCTCCACCCCCTGTCCGTTATCCTCTTCCTGTTCATCGGCGAAGAACTGGGCGGACTGGCGGGCATGCTGCTCGGCGTGCCGGTGGGGGCGGTGGGGAAGGTGCTGCTGAGCCACTTATTGCGTATTATGATATAA